One segment of Micromonospora sp. M71_S20 DNA contains the following:
- a CDS encoding ABC transporter ATP-binding protein: MTSDIALLTEDLTKFYGQRRGIEGLSLEVRAGEVVGFLGPNGAGKTTTIRLLLDFLRPTRGHAIVLGLDPRQDKAALHRQIGYLPGELVFPGRDKAEDLLRFFAAARGGVAWSQVTELAERLDLDLSRSVRTMSKGNKQKVGLVQAFMHRPAVLVLDEPTSGLDPLMQQEFLAMVRDASVAGQTVFMSSHVLAEVQQAADRVAIVRDGQLAAVERVESLGKRAVRAVEIHFDGPVDPAEFSVLPGVSDVVVFGPVLKCTVDGRVDPLIKAAARHEVVDMLSAEPDLEETFLSFYYHGEGAGDASRAGA, from the coding sequence ATGACAAGCGACATCGCACTACTCACCGAGGACTTGACCAAGTTCTATGGTCAGCGTCGCGGTATCGAGGGGCTCAGCCTGGAGGTTCGTGCCGGGGAGGTGGTGGGATTTTTGGGACCGAACGGAGCTGGGAAGACCACCACGATCCGGCTGCTGTTGGACTTTCTGCGCCCCACTCGTGGACACGCGATTGTGCTCGGGCTCGATCCGCGCCAGGACAAGGCCGCACTGCACCGTCAGATCGGCTATCTGCCCGGTGAGCTCGTGTTTCCCGGGCGAGACAAGGCGGAAGACCTGCTGCGCTTCTTCGCTGCGGCGCGCGGCGGCGTGGCCTGGTCGCAGGTGACGGAGCTCGCGGAGCGGCTCGACCTGGACCTCTCGCGTTCGGTACGGACGATGAGTAAGGGCAATAAGCAGAAGGTCGGCCTGGTGCAGGCGTTCATGCACCGACCGGCGGTGCTGGTCCTGGATGAGCCGACCAGTGGGCTGGATCCACTCATGCAGCAGGAATTCCTGGCCATGGTGCGCGATGCCAGTGTTGCTGGGCAGACCGTTTTCATGTCCTCTCATGTGCTGGCCGAGGTGCAGCAGGCGGCTGACCGGGTCGCCATCGTCCGCGACGGCCAGTTGGCCGCGGTCGAGCGGGTTGAGTCACTGGGGAAGCGGGCGGTCCGCGCTGTCGAGATTCATTTCGATGGTCCGGTGGACCCGGCGGAGTTCAGTGTCCTGCCCGGGGTCAGTGACGTGGTGGTGTTCGGGCCGGTGCTGAAATGCACGGTCGATGGCCGCGTCGACCCGTTGATCAAAGCAGCGGCGCGTCATGAGGTGGTGGACATGTTGTCGGCCGAGCCGGATCTGGAAGAGACGTTCCTGTCGTTCTACTACCATGGGGAAGGAGCCGGCGATGCTTCCCGCGCTGGTGCGTAA
- a CDS encoding ABC transporter permease subunit has translation MLPALVRKTWRDDRLVLIGWVGGVAAFTAIYTSFYSQFQGAAELKQDALPQGMLDFLGIADMLSPAGYLQATIFSLVGPLLVLMCAITLAARTIARPEEDGGMELMLANPVSRAAFAWQRVAAAGSALTGIAAIPGILLMIIVPWIGMDIPLSNVAAASAGLVALVWSFAGIAFLIGAATGKRAAVLAITGGLAVATYMANAISAMLDGWHWVRWLSPFHYFIGTDPLHTGWHPAELLILVLLGAATTTAGVIVFDRRDIGV, from the coding sequence ATGCTTCCCGCGCTGGTGCGTAAGACCTGGCGTGACGACCGCTTGGTATTGATTGGTTGGGTCGGTGGCGTCGCCGCTTTCACCGCGATCTACACCTCGTTCTACAGTCAGTTTCAGGGTGCTGCGGAGCTGAAACAGGACGCTCTGCCCCAGGGCATGCTGGACTTCCTCGGCATCGCCGACATGCTGTCGCCCGCTGGCTATCTGCAGGCGACCATCTTCAGCCTGGTCGGCCCACTGCTGGTCCTGATGTGCGCCATCACGCTGGCTGCCCGCACGATCGCTCGGCCGGAGGAAGACGGTGGCATGGAGCTGATGCTGGCCAATCCGGTCTCGCGAGCCGCTTTCGCCTGGCAACGGGTGGCCGCCGCCGGCAGCGCGCTCACCGGGATCGCCGCCATCCCCGGGATCCTGCTGATGATCATTGTTCCCTGGATCGGCATGGACATCCCCCTGTCCAACGTCGCCGCCGCATCCGCCGGCCTGGTCGCCCTGGTGTGGAGCTTCGCCGGCATCGCCTTCCTCATTGGCGCCGCCACCGGAAAACGGGCTGCCGTCCTCGCGATCACCGGTGGCCTTGCCGTGGCCACCTACATGGCCAACGCCATCAGCGCCATGCTCGACGGGTGGCACTGGGTGCGCTGGCTGTCACCGTTCCACTACTTCATCGGTACCGACCCGCTGCACACCGGCTGGCATCCGGCCGAGCTCCTCATCCTCGTGCTCCTCGGTGCCGCAACCACGACCGCCGGAGTCATCGTGTTCGACCGCCGCGACATCGGTGTGTGA